The genomic stretch CATCACCTCCTGCTCTCCCCTGGCTttggctctgcctgcagcagcctccTCTTCAGCAAAGTGTTGCTTTATTTTCAGCAACTGCTTGGCTTTGCCAAATGGCAGCCGGTGCCGCAGTCCCGCTGATGGTGCACATCTCCAGGGACCAGGCTGGCTGATTTGAGGTAGTTTGAGGATGTGGAGCATCCTCCTGGGGCTCACCTCCACCCAGGTGATGCCGTGGGGACCAGTCCTCTTGGAGCAACATGCTacgggagcagggatggagatggggCTGATGGAGGAGCTGAGTCCCCTCTGAACCCTGTGCTTGGGATGTgcctgcagggatgcagggagccAGCAGGGTGGGATGGCACAGCAATGGGCGTGCGCGGAGCAGCGGCACACACACTGCCACATTCCAGCTTTTCAaactccttcccagctctacaAGAAGAAGcctcctctcctctgccttgctgtcagctggtttttttcctttgtttctagAGAAAATCCCAATACCCCCAAATAATCCAGCtaagagtaagaaaaaaaaatacaaacatgtCATTTTCTTCCCATCCTCATCCCTCTCTCACACACAGGGCTTGAAAGAGCACTGAAAGGTATTCAGTGTGCACGCTGCCAATTGTCACATCTTTCAATGACAGATTTTAAATGAATGTTATTTTGCAAGGGAGaaagagaggggggaaaagaaaaaaaaatagaaagccCACACTGCTCATCCAAGAGCTGACAAGTCCTAACGGGCCTCATTTTCCAGAGACAAAAATAACTATTTTCAAAATTCACAGCAGGGCCTTCGCCTACACACGCTGCACCAAGAGAAACCTGTGGGGAGAAATGTAAAACACATTGTGTAAATGGAAATGCACCATGCATCCAAAGCGATTTCAAAGCTATTTACCCCCTTCCATCCTCGCCAGCTCTCCTGCGAGCGCACGTATGCGCGCTCTCACCCCGCCGAAGGGCGGGGGCCCGGAGCTTTGCTGGCTTCCCTGGCCCCTGGCGATCGGTTGGGCTGGCTCCCCACAGCAGCGGATGATGGGGAGGTGTTTTCCTCCCCACGCGTGCGCTGCTGGAAGAGCAGTGCCCATCTGCAGTGAGGGGATGTGGCGCGGTGCTGGCAGGCGACAGACGTCCCCATCATCCCCATCCTCCACCGTGGCTTCCAAAGTCCTGCAGCTACAAAACAGCAGATCAGCTTCTGCAGAGACCTTCTTGAGATCTTCTCTCTGCCCCAGGTTCAGCAATGGGATGTGgggaaagggacagggacagctgggaaggggcagaCAGGGGTGGTTGGCTGGTTGGATGTGTAGGATTCACAGGGAGGAACAGGGGTGCCTAGAGGCTTGCACATGAGGGGGGTGTCCAGGCAAATTTTGGGTGAAAGGCTCTGCTGGGTAGCTGACCCATGTACAGTCCACCACCAGAGCCTGGGGCAAACCTGCCTCCCAAATGTGGGGCCAAAGAGAACCACCTGTCCTCTGGGTGCATCCAACCATGCCTCCATGGGCCACAGCTCCTCAtcagggctgctcctggcccCACAAGCCAGTGCAGAGGGGAAGCCATAGCCCCACATGAGGTCACTGTAGCAGCATGACTTAGTCCAGCCACGTTGATCTCAGGTCTGACATCCATGGTCAGGAATCCAGCCTTCCACAAAGAAGCAATGTGGTCTTGGGTTTGGGGGAGGCCCTCAAGTTCCCAGAGCAAGAGCAAAGGTTGCAGCTTCTTGGCAGCAGGCTGCAAGCCGGGGCAAATAGAGGGAAATGGTGAGGATTAACGTGAAGGCAGAGCCCCCATGCTTCCTCCTGCCCTTATGATGGCCAGCACTTAAAGCTTATGATTGGCTGCAGAATCCTTGAGGAAAGGGTCTCTCTCTTTGGAagcagctgtgcagggccagcccagctcagcacagtCATTCACCACCACCAAGCACTGCAGCAGAGACCACATTGCCCTTCCTCACCCACTGGGAGCAACTCCCTGTGGCCTCCACTCCAGCCAGGGAGGAGAAGTGTTTTGGAGTAAACCCTGGAGCAAGGGAAAGCAAGAAAGCTCTGGCCACCTCCCTGCCTGTCCTTCTCCCTTGCTCCCATCCCATGGCACTGCAGTGCAGAGCTCCACCCTGGCCAGGATGGGTGGATGCTGGGGGAGTGTCCTGTCAGATGCGGTTGGACATGAGCCTGGTGTTCAGCTTGCGGAAGAAGGAGCGCAGCTTGCAGATCTTGcacttcttcttcttcttgttccTGCTTTTCAGGGACTCCCGGGCACCTTCCCACTCCTCCCCATCATCTTCACTGGCCCAAGGTCCCCAGGCCCCGCCGTTGAAGTCTGGGTGAGCCCGGGGGTTCTCTGCAGGGTACCGCACCGGGATGGCCGTCCGGTTGTAGTGCACCAACCTCATCAGGAGGGTCCTGACCACGTCTGGGCGCTGCTCTGAGAGGTCGTAGCGCTCGTAGGGGTCGGCGGTGATGTTGAAGAGCCACACAGACTTCCTCAGGCCATCAGTGAGACGCTCCAAGTTCCACCAGCTCCCTGGAAAGTTGGTCAGGGTCTGTGGGGGTATCCAGTCACTGTACCCTGGGTCGCCAGTGAGGAGCTTCCACTCCCCAACCCGGATGGAAGCTTGCACAGCTGTGTTCCAGATGCCAAAGCCATCCTCCAAGGAGCCATACTTGGCATGATTGTACAAGGGATCGATATTGTGCAGGATTTCAGTGCGTGGCGACTCCTTGCCCTCACTGATAGCAGGCCAGACATCATAGCCATCCAAGCCTTGGACATTGCTCAGGTTGCCCCTGGCCAGGCTGACCAGAGTAGGGTACCAGTCTGTAATGTGAACTAGCGCCCAGCTTGTCCGACGCTTGCGCTTGATCAGGGGACTGTGAACAAAACCAATGCCACGCACTCCCCCTTCCCAGTACGTTCCTTTGCGACCCCGTAGTGGCCAGTTGCTTCCCCCGGAGAAGGTCTGCCCACCGTTGTCCGTGGAGAACACGATCACACTGTTGTCATAATAACCATACTTCTTGAGGGCCCAGGTGATGTTCTTCACTGCCTCGTCCATGCAGGTCACCATGGCCGCGTACTTGCGGCGGGCGACGTTGCCCATGGAGCGGTAGCGGTAGATGTACTCCTTGGGGGACTGCAGGGGCGTGTGCACCGCTTGGAAGGCCACGTAGATGAAGATGGGCTCCTTGGGGCTGTGGGATGCCAGGATCTTGCTGACGCGCTGGGCGTAGAGGAGGGTGGAATACTTCCCGCTCTGGTCCCAAGCCACGTCCTCCCCCTCGTGCAGGTCGTAGCCGCAGACGTCCGGCCCGTCGCAGTTGTCGTAGGTGTAGTAATCCACGTTGCCTGTCAGGGAGCCCAGGAAGGTGTCGAAGCCCCGGCGGGTGGGCAGGCACTCCTTCTTGTAGAAGCCAAGGTGCCACTTGCCCACCATGTGTGTGGAGTAGCCAGCTTCCTGCAGCTTCTGTGGCAGGGTGATCTGGTCGAGGGGCAGGCAGTTGGGCTGCCGAGGGCGGATGATGGAGTGCTGCAATCCTGTGTGGATCTGGTACCTGCCAGGAGGAAGAGCCAGAGGAAAGCAATGGTGAtgaggagcagcactgggtgagGATGTGATGGCACTTTATGTGTTAGAGACCCAAAACAAATGCAGATTTCCATgtaacccaacccaacccagtGAAGCAAGCtccagccagggacagggagctcCTCATCTTTCCATAAGTACCAAAAGTAGAAGCAAAGAACATAGAGAGAGGCTCAGCAGACATCTCACAAAAATGCCACCAGCATTTGTCCCCACTGCTACAAGCCTGGGGAGGTGGCTGGGCTGTgtcagggctgggcagcacaAGCAAGTGGGTTCATAATGCCCCACCTGAATGTCCCCACTATCTCTGTCCTCCCCTGCTTTGCACACCACAAAGATGTCTGGGACCCCTCAAGAACCTtcaggagagaagggaggcCTTTGCTTGGACCGTGGTGGGCTCCACCACTCCAGGCAGTAGGTGACCACATCCCTGGGTACCTCCCTGGGGCCCACTCCTCAGCAGGAGGTGGTCTGGTGGGATCTGCCTCCTACAGGGAGTGCTGACCACACAGCACTGCTCCAGGGAAAGCCCCACCTATCCTAGAAGGCAAAATGGTCCAGCATAA from Anomalospiza imberbis isolate Cuckoo-Finch-1a 21T00152 chromosome 15, ASM3175350v1, whole genome shotgun sequence encodes the following:
- the ARSI gene encoding arylsulfatase I; protein product: MAVYALTGFSLVSLLSFGYLSWDWMKPSLVADVATDPMEKSMPPTFTRPPHIIFILTDDQGYHDIGYHGSDIQTPTLDRLAAEGVKLENYYIQPICTPSRSQLITGRYQIHTGLQHSIIRPRQPNCLPLDQITLPQKLQEAGYSTHMVGKWHLGFYKKECLPTRRGFDTFLGSLTGNVDYYTYDNCDGPDVCGYDLHEGEDVAWDQSGKYSTLLYAQRVSKILASHSPKEPIFIYVAFQAVHTPLQSPKEYIYRYRSMGNVARRKYAAMVTCMDEAVKNITWALKKYGYYDNSVIVFSTDNGGQTFSGGSNWPLRGRKGTYWEGGVRGIGFVHSPLIKRKRRTSWALVHITDWYPTLVSLARGNLSNVQGLDGYDVWPAISEGKESPRTEILHNIDPLYNHAKYGSLEDGFGIWNTAVQASIRVGEWKLLTGDPGYSDWIPPQTLTNFPGSWWNLERLTDGLRKSVWLFNITADPYERYDLSEQRPDVVRTLLMRLVHYNRTAIPVRYPAENPRAHPDFNGGAWGPWASEDDGEEWEGARESLKSRNKKKKKCKICKLRSFFRKLNTRLMSNRI